The nucleotide window ACAATTTTGCAGGTACAGGAGAACAAGTAGCATTTGATATTTTTAGATTTGATGCAGATGGAAAAATTGCTGAGCACTGGGATAACTTAGCTGCAAAAGCTGAAGCAAATCCTTCAGGACACACTCAAATTGATGGAACTCTTGAAAAGAAAAATGTTGATAGAGAAGAAACAAGAAAAGTTGTTTCAGAATTTGTAGGAGATGTTCTTCGTGGTGAAAATCTTGATAAGTTTGCTTCATACTTTGATGGTGATAATTACATTCAACATAATATAGCAATTGCAGATGGTGTTTCAGGACTTGGAGCTACTTTAGAAGCGATGGCAAAACAAGGAATACAAATGATATATAATAAGACTCATTTTGTTCTTGCTGATGGAGATTATGCACTTGCAGTTAGTGAAGGAAGTTTTGCTGGAGCAGCAACAACATTTTATGACTTATTCCGTGTTGAAAATCTAAAAATTGCTGAACACTGGGATGTTATGGAAACACTAGCTGATAAAGCAACTTGGCAAAACCAAAACGGAAAATTCTAATTTAATTTTTAATAACTGGAGGATAATACTATGCAAATTTCAAGTAGATTTACTATAGCCTTACATATTTTTACTTGTGTTGAGACATTCAAGAACGATTATAAAATTACAAGTGACTTTCTTGCAAGGAGTATAAATACTAATCCCGTTATCATTCGGAAAATTCTTACACAACTAAAAAATGCAGGATTGATCACAGTAGCAAGAGGTACAGGAGGCATATCTCCTACAAGACCTTTAAAAGAAATAAGTTTTTATGATGTTTATCAAGCAATAGAACCTGTAGAAAATGGAGATTTATTTAATTTTCATAGTAATCCTAATCCTCAGTGTCCTGTTGGAAAAAATATACATGCATTACTTGATGATAAGTTAAAAACTATTCAACTTGCAATGGAAAATGAAATGAAAAAATATACCCTAGATGATCTAAGAATTGGAATGCAAGAACTTTTGAAAAAATAAGCTATAATTTTAGAAGTGAATATAATGGAAACGAGAGATTATTTAAGTTATATAGTAAATGAAATTCATACAACTATAGTTGCTACTGTAGATAAAGATGGACTTCCTGTTACAGCAGCTATAGATATGATGGATTCAGATGATAATAGTCTGTATTTTTTAACAGCAAAAGGGAAAAGTTTTTATGATAGATTAAAAGACAAAAATTTTCTTGCATTTACAGCTATGAAAGGTGAGGATACAATGTCTAGAGTGGCAGTATCTATCAGGGGAAAAGTTAGAGAACTTGGAAATGAAAAAATTCCTAAATTATTTGAAAAAAATAAGTATATGTATGAGATATATCCAACCACTGAATCAAGACAGGCTTTAACAGTATTTCAAATCTATGAAGGAAGTGGAGAATGGTTTGATTTATCTAAGAAACCTATAGAAAGAGCAAACTTTGCTTTTGGAAATACCATTCAAGAAATAAGTGGATATTTTATTACAGATAAGTGCATTGGCTGTAATAAGTGTGTTGAGGTTTGCCCTCAAAACTGTATCATCACTGACAGTGTCCCTTATGTAATTGAACAAAATCATTGCCTGCACTGTGGAAATTGTTTTACAGTCTGTCCTGTTGGAGCAGTAGAAAGAAGGTAAATTATGAATAGAAGTCAAGAAGATAAATTAGATTATCTCTTAAAAAAATTCATAGCTGAT belongs to Fusobacterium periodonticum ATCC 33693 and includes:
- a CDS encoding Rrf2 family transcriptional regulator, giving the protein MQISSRFTIALHIFTCVETFKNDYKITSDFLARSINTNPVIIRKILTQLKNAGLITVARGTGGISPTRPLKEISFYDVYQAIEPVENGDLFNFHSNPNPQCPVGKNIHALLDDKLKTIQLAMENEMKKYTLDDLRIGMQELLKK
- a CDS encoding 4Fe-4S binding protein produces the protein METRDYLSYIVNEIHTTIVATVDKDGLPVTAAIDMMDSDDNSLYFLTAKGKSFYDRLKDKNFLAFTAMKGEDTMSRVAVSIRGKVRELGNEKIPKLFEKNKYMYEIYPTTESRQALTVFQIYEGSGEWFDLSKKPIERANFAFGNTIQEISGYFITDKCIGCNKCVEVCPQNCIITDSVPYVIEQNHCLHCGNCFTVCPVGAVERR
- a CDS encoding nuclear transport factor 2 family protein; translation: MTNKEKALELIGTFVSGDSAKAKELLAKDYIQHNLAYGTGSDAFVGAVEYLASAPVKTTVNNIRAFEDGDKVFLHTVYNFAGTGEQVAFDIFRFDADGKIAEHWDNLAAKAEANPSGHTQIDGTLEKKNVDREETRKVVSEFVGDVLRGENLDKFASYFDGDNYIQHNIAIADGVSGLGATLEAMAKQGIQMIYNKTHFVLADGDYALAVSEGSFAGAATTFYDLFRVENLKIAEHWDVMETLADKATWQNQNGKF